The sequence ATCTGagcccggtgatttgtagcgctttaagagttggagttccttgtggaCTTCCGCTTCATTTGGTGTATCAGTCGTCACAGGCCATGgggggcaggacagtctgaccaaTGTTCCTGGGGCATCAGGTCGGTTGAACTGCCCTCGGATgcgttggaagagcttccggtagttaccagatgcaactgctgcttccagctcatcaGCACGcaccgaccaccaggcttctcggtccttacacaAGCCTTGatcaatttcattacgtaacatccttcgtttgtggttaaactcacggtcacccggagtagaccgacgggtcTTGATGAGTTGTAAgaagcctgaagaaacccagtgcttataagcgggctgtttcgcgaacccacaactgactttgctcgccattttcatggcgtcatgcaattgcaaccaatactcatctatacttttcggtggagtggtagccagcctagaagctagctcggttcgatacttactagcaacagaagttgcaaccaacttgctgacatcaatcctttggtggtggtcacttcgtcgGCCACTGagaagtaaggtaagattggcgcagaccaggtCATGATCAGAGtgcagataggtactccaaaaggatcGGTAGTCTTGTAAACAACCACTCCAgaggtagctgatcgcgatgtgatcaatctgagtccaggcttgagatgcagagggaggacgccaggtggcacgtcggcgatgactgtgccgaaagttaatgttagccagaaacaggttgtggtttGCGCACAGTTGTAGTAGatggtccccgttatctgtcctgcgaccaacaggtccccatcggccacctaaacgactctcttctgtgcctagacgcccgacctgagcattcaagtctccggctagtactacaatatctgtcgaacgcactttctggagaagaacagacaactggtggtagaattcgtccttgattgcatccgggctgcaatctgtcgaggcataggcggagatgacgaaaagacatcgtttctcacgccgatttctcctcactttgatggaaaTTTCGAACCTCACAGcatataaccgactgttaatggggatccaatcgattagtgctgtctCAGCtttagcgcttagtgcgacatcaacgccagcaagaccataCGAAgttgccacagggtccccggataaacgcacgtaaaacaagcttctTGGATCGACAGATGGAGGGCGAATTCGTAGTatttcaccagagtcttgaatacgggtctcggatagacaacaaacgtcgatattaagactttctaaagacatagccagccctatctgttgtcaaacctgcataagtgtgcgaacgttgaaggcagccagtttgaatggtgcatgtggtttcagaaaaactgcttcagtactcgtattcggtggtagcattcaatttccaaccaggcagtgactcgagaacgttagatagagccgaatttcaaccataggcgagctgctgtataagtcgaaaagtaAGGATACATATAGTGGGAATAAAAGCGAGTGagtaaatgacgtagtaaataataataataataataataataataatatgaatcatttgattgttaatcCCAGCGAAAAGagtatttttcataaatatagacagtttatcatatttgtgtgcgggctgtgatactgcccaggtgcccaaaccgaagcaggtggttttcttagggagccacatccggagccttcaacctgaaggtctgatccacaaagcagtggagcatcgtaaggagatacagtcccatggtagccggtgaccaacgattggttcaaaCACGACATTTGATcttttaggatactggagcccatgtacaccattggtttggaataagggttttccgactcccctaggtggactcttcatgtccaccaacccgtttaaagcgccggacattcacttttcgtcctctcaatttcgtaaacaacagtaatgccatgagaaggcagtgagtaggaatttcctggtagtggctgtatacacgtggcgaTGTGAGAATATTTTGTGAGGgatagctgactctccccactcccggccgtaccagggcgtttgggggccACCGATTGACTCAGCTTCCTTCCTTCGACTATTCAGTCTAAACCTAAAACTTTCTGTTTAGTGACTGTTATTTCGAATATATTCGCAACCAAACATCTGTAATCAATACATATTTTCTAATGGTTGCATTTGTCTCACAGACACAAAAACAAGTTGGCTAAAATATTGGTTAGGGATAAGTGGTAGACTGATAATAAGGTTAGGAAGAAGATCTAGATTATCAGCAGTACAATGTGGATTGTTTAGATATGCGCCATGAAATCAAAGGTTAGCATTTTAGGATTTGATTTTGTAACAAACTGTTACAGTGAAAAGTCGGGAATCGTGAAGTAGCTTGATAAAATAGTCCGTATTATTTCGTAATATAAAAAACAGTAAAGCAGAGCTTCAGGAGCATTATATGTGTCCAGTTCATcagatatacaatgttttgGGAACAAAACATGAATTATATACTTAGATAATTGTGTActcacaattgactgatcactgggtggtgatcaatgtcatgcttgtctagtccttattagtgcagatcgaatgctatcgatcatgttgcaatgtggccaccagtctaggtgactcgacactgcaggcactatgtattgagatttagatggtggttggaggtagtcaacaggaaaccctggacccgggtttcgtgctacttggcactcgtcagcaaggtgtacctgtaatcttgagggaactggtgctccctggtggattcgatctcgcgtcacccagcttcacagtcagagacgttaccactgagctatccgagccgtaactaacctcctgtaggactgaaatgtaatcacaattgattgatcactgggtggtgatcagtgtcatgcttgtctagtccttatgatgtgaattaatttatcatttggTAAACTCTCAAAATAGTATTTCAATATATCAAATCCTACTAAAATAGGAAGTCATTTTCTAAGAAAAGatattcatatataaatatgatgttttaaataatgaattattcgTATGTCATTCAAAGATAAACATCTCATCAGTCTACTCAATGAGttaataacaaacatttaaGTGTTGTCAGGTTACCATTAAAAACTATAAAACACTGAATAGATGTTTTATTCTagtaccagttccctcaagattacaggtacaccttgctgacgagtgccaagtagcacgaaacccgggtccagggtttcctgttgactacctctaaccaccatctaaataatTGTGTACTGTTTCAAGATATTGGAATTAGAAACGATAAATTCTAACAAGTTAATGTATATAATTAGTTAACTACTTACCTTGGCTAACTTGCACGGGGGACATCCCAGTGGGTCAGATGGAAGCAGATCGGCTTTATGGAGACCACAACATTTAAACGCCGTCATGACAGTTAGTTTTGAGTTATTGGAGCTTTGTTTCCACGCCGTCTCAACTAAAATCTTTTGATAATCACTGGAGAGTGACAGACAAGCGCATGCTACAGAAAACTGGACGAGAAAGAGGCTGAAAAGTAGGATTATATACTAATGACTAATAAGGGACTATAGACGAGTTTTGTGAGAGGTGAATATAATTCACTAAGTAAATCTGTGAGCATTCATTTAAACCCTGAAGTGGAGTCAAGTTTTTTTCACTTGAGTTTTAAGGATTTTTACAGACCAATGCCTACACTTAATAGATAATACGACTTGAAACCGATAATATTGCTTATTATCTTAATCCCCACATATCTTACAAAGATAACTCTTTTTGGTTATGCATTTTAGTGACAGTGATTACACGAATAAAAAGTGGACTAATTTAAGTTACTACACTGTACAACAAAGGAAGACTAAACCAAGTGCAGCATATGAGAAAAGATCTTCATTACATTTCGATGAAGAGATAAAGTCCAAAAAGAATAGTCACTTACTTTCCGTCACGGTTGGAAAGTCATAAGTTCAGGAGTTTTGTGTAGCTGTCTGAGGAATGTACAAAACTTATGATTTAATTAGTGCCTGGAAATtacattcaaataattttaagaTGCTACATTATCGAGTCCAATAACCTATGGTAATTAATTTTCAACCATCTACTTTATAATACCAAATCAATATTACGAATCATCGCATTTTATACTCAATTGTACATTCAGTTAGGGTCTGATCAAGTTTTCCGTAGTTGGCGAAAATAAGGACTGATACTTATTAGTCGAAGAACTAGGGAGCTTTCTTATTGTGCCAAGTACAGAGACGTAGTAGTTCCAGACCAATGTGTCACCCATGTGCTTCAGTGAAGTATGTCTGCTTCGTGTCAGAAAAAACATAATTACCCCAAGCCAAGAAACGAACTGAGAGAAGCTATCCATGAATATACAAATGTATTAATCAGAGAGGTTTGATTATTAAAAGGATACGAAAAATAATATTGGCTGGTTGTGTTTGATAGCGCCCAACAATCCAACTACAGCAAGCACAAAGAGGAAGACTCCACAAGCTATAATACCGCCAACAATATGAACGCTCGTCACATAGATGCTCAGCCTGGCATACGCAGCAACGCCAACAAGAATGAAAGCAACAACCTAAGAAAAATATTGGCTCTTATACACAATTTCCAAGTTACTAAGTAGAGTAAGTTAAGGGCTATGAGCAAGTACTTAGAAGATTTAAAACTAAAAGCCATTCTTTGACCAGCTTCCTGCCAGTTAGTCGTGGTTTTGCAAACGATGTATCAATGTCTCTGAATAGCTTGGGTGTTATTTGGACAGAGATCTAAATAGTTAGTTAGTTTACATAGCAAACGGAACAGTACAGTTTACCCCTAGCGTCCAGTCGACTACGGTCTCTAACTAAAGTTTTGTGTAAAATTTATTTGGGAAGTGGTGAAAAAACGTATGACTGGAGATGTTTATtgactcagctaactcgataATCTAAAAAGGAACAATAAGAACCAAAATTTTAGACTCAGAATATATAACAGACTTGAACCCAATAAAAGATTAGGATATAAACGAATTAGAGGATGAGTGCGAACTTAAAATATTATGCTGACCGAATTGGAAACTTTTGTACAAGGCCTTGACAAAGTACCGCAGAGCTTGAAATGCGGCTCAGCCTTCAGTTTTCAGCATCAAGGATACTCAACTTTTGAACCATTTAACTGATTCGTCAatcttataaattattgatCCTTGTGTCCTGACGCACGCTATTTAAAGGAGACAGTGATCGATCAAGAAGCCAAAGTATGTTCTCGCGCACGTTTTAGATGTTGTCGATAATTTTGGATATCGTTATTTACAAGCTATTAACAGCATTTTTTCGTCATATGTCAACTTTTGTAATAATTGTGCTTATCACATAGCTTTTAT comes from Schistosoma haematobium chromosome 3, whole genome shotgun sequence and encodes:
- the TSPAN13 gene encoding Tetraspanin-13 (EggNog:ENOG410V8HD~COG:S) → MAFSFKSSKYLLIALNLLYLVVAFILVGVAAYARLSIYVTSVHIVGGIIACGVFLFVLAVVGLLGAIKHNQPILFFYIILLFSLFLVQFSVACACLSLSSDYQKILVETAWKQSSNNSKLTVMTAFKCCGLHKADLLPSDPLGCPPCKLAKLSCCDTPDGETAKCCQGPDVGNNTFCPCTTTCWTVIQERLSTGVRVTGATSLFFSVIELLGVWTALRYRHQRDPLLDPNSVL